A region of Vigna radiata var. radiata cultivar VC1973A chromosome 6, Vradiata_ver6, whole genome shotgun sequence DNA encodes the following proteins:
- the LOC106763588 gene encoding uncharacterized protein LOC106763588: MPSVEVLHWIPVYSKRIKYYLGEVIDLDEEEIEEQEICAHPKKRKHSLKMKDLGSLTLPCAIGDMDVGRAMLDSGSSINMMPLFYLKKIEGLILKPSNIFVMVADGSTKMSIGMVEDVIVRVEHLEFLVDFIVMDMETNERIPLILGRPFMKTAKVVISVHDERIMLKD, translated from the coding sequence ATGCCTTCAGTTGAAGTACTCCACTGGATTCCTGTTTACTCCAAGAGAATAAAgtactatcttggagaggtgatagatcttgatgaagaggaaaTTGAAGAACAGGAAATTTGTGCACATCCTAAGAAGAGAAAGCATTCGCTTAAAATGAAAGATCTAGGAAGTCTTACTCTTCCATGTGCTATAGGAGATATGGATGTAGGAAGAGCTATGCTAGATTCTGGGtctagtattaatatgatgcctttgttttatttgaagaaaattgaagggCTAATATTGAAACCATCTAATATTTTTGTGATGGTAGCAGATGGATCTACTAAGATGTCGATTGGTATGGTGGAGGATGTGATTGTTCGTGTTGAGCATCTTGAGTTCTTGGTCGATTTTATAGTCATGGATATGGAGACGAATGAAAGGATTCCATTGATTCTGGGAAGGCCTTTCATGAAAACTGCTAAAGTGGTCATTAGTGTCCATGACGAGAGGATCATGCTAAAGGACTGA